One Microbacterium sp. W4I20 DNA window includes the following coding sequences:
- a CDS encoding bifunctional RecB family nuclease/DEAD/DEAH box helicase, with the protein MRIDTEAQRVIWSASDLKAAAECEFAWCRAIDAKLGRVPAVEEPEDATLKRAALLGDVHERNVLARYVEELGDENVHRIEKVSSVDAEALRAATDETVEALRSDALVVFQAAFATDEFVGFADFLRKDVDGRWRVQDSKLARKARVTALMQLAAYVDQLDRLGIPRSDEVDLILGDSSLSTHAVDDLLPLFQVRRARLRALIADRRIADGATGTALAWGDDRGDLQIVACGRCATCEEQVLDHRDLLMIARMRPVQRARLRAAGIETIDALTTAAEPPVGMNVDTFETLRAQARLQVRADAEGTPTYDVHYAPAIHTLPVPSHGDIFFDFEGDPLYTEPAADGEAHWGIDYLFGWVDNTDQYSALWAHTFADERRALEDFLDFVKVRRAAHPGMHIYHYAPYETSHLVAMAARHGVREGEIDRLLREGVFVDLYPLVLRTVRVGSRSYSIKKLEPLYMGDDVRTSDVQKGDDSIVQYVAARELAAAGEQAEADAVLVDLADYNRYDCVSTRRLRNWLIDIARQRGVTPAPPDEIDEVIYEPSPRSVALLADAERAAETGGDGQVHRLAAAAIDYFPREAKSFWVSHFQRLREPVTMWDGTRDVVRIDRTSSTVGREWSIGEGRRVMSRDIEIRGEVSPGTTLGVGSQPFALYEVPAPFDTEVPSRAVHVPHTVTVTEVLDDGYLVTESAVQGQTWDELPVALTPAAPPRVVSLQGAIDEWADAVHAAAPDFPADPATDILRRIPPRTTSGASIPAAGDDVIEAIVRGVLDLDRSYLAVQGPPGTGKTYTGSQAIARLVNEHGFKVGVVAQSHAIIETLLGRVVADGVSPSQVGKAPKDSEADIPYTAIPKSGMASFLAEHADEGVVVGGTAWDFSNVQRVDRGGLDLLVIDEAGQFSLASTIAVAAGAKRLLLLGDPQQLPQVSQGAHPEPVDTSALGWVMDGDPVVRPEYGYFLARSWRMHPLVAAPVSKLAYAGQLASAPGTERRSIEGIEPGLHVLPLRHRGNATQSPEEAAEVVRLVRDLVGRTFTDNDPDASTRPLVQSDIIVVTPYNAQRQLVLDALADGGFPDVPVGTVDNFQGKEAVVSITSLAASSGRDAPRGPEFLLLQNRLNVAISRAQAVAYLIHSPALLDDLPYTPEGVARLSAFARLVGAAQ; encoded by the coding sequence GTGCGGATCGACACCGAGGCACAGCGCGTCATCTGGAGCGCCAGCGATCTCAAGGCGGCCGCCGAGTGCGAATTCGCCTGGTGTCGGGCGATCGACGCGAAGCTGGGTCGTGTCCCCGCCGTCGAAGAGCCCGAAGACGCCACGCTGAAGCGCGCGGCGCTACTCGGCGATGTGCACGAGCGCAACGTGCTCGCCCGGTACGTGGAAGAACTCGGCGACGAGAACGTGCATCGGATCGAGAAGGTCTCGTCGGTGGACGCTGAGGCCCTCCGGGCGGCGACCGATGAGACGGTCGAGGCGCTCAGGTCCGACGCTCTCGTGGTCTTCCAGGCCGCCTTCGCGACCGACGAGTTCGTCGGATTCGCCGACTTCCTGCGCAAGGACGTGGATGGTCGCTGGCGCGTGCAGGACTCCAAACTGGCGCGCAAGGCGCGGGTCACCGCCCTCATGCAGCTGGCGGCATATGTCGATCAGCTCGACCGGCTCGGCATCCCGCGCTCCGACGAGGTCGACCTGATCCTCGGCGACAGCTCGCTCAGCACGCACGCCGTCGACGACCTGCTCCCGCTCTTCCAGGTGCGTCGGGCTCGGCTGCGCGCCCTCATCGCCGACCGGCGGATCGCCGATGGCGCGACCGGCACTGCCCTCGCGTGGGGCGACGATCGCGGCGACCTCCAGATCGTCGCGTGCGGTCGATGCGCCACGTGCGAGGAGCAGGTCCTCGACCACCGCGATCTGCTGATGATCGCCCGGATGCGTCCCGTGCAGCGCGCTCGATTGCGGGCAGCCGGGATCGAGACGATCGATGCGCTGACGACGGCGGCCGAGCCGCCCGTCGGCATGAACGTCGACACCTTCGAGACGCTGCGTGCCCAGGCGCGACTGCAGGTCAGGGCCGATGCAGAGGGAACGCCCACCTACGACGTCCACTACGCGCCCGCCATTCATACGCTTCCGGTCCCCAGCCACGGCGACATCTTCTTCGACTTCGAGGGCGATCCGCTGTACACCGAACCCGCCGCCGACGGCGAGGCGCACTGGGGCATCGACTACCTGTTCGGCTGGGTCGACAACACCGATCAGTACTCGGCCCTGTGGGCGCATACCTTCGCCGACGAGCGTCGGGCGCTGGAGGACTTCCTCGACTTCGTGAAGGTGCGACGGGCCGCGCACCCCGGCATGCACATCTACCACTACGCCCCGTACGAGACCTCGCATCTGGTGGCGATGGCGGCGCGGCACGGCGTGCGCGAGGGCGAGATCGATCGGCTGCTGCGCGAGGGGGTCTTCGTCGACCTCTACCCGCTGGTGCTGCGGACGGTACGGGTCGGCTCGCGCTCCTACTCGATCAAGAAGCTCGAGCCGCTCTACATGGGCGACGATGTGCGTACGAGCGATGTGCAGAAGGGCGATGACTCGATCGTCCAGTACGTCGCCGCGCGAGAGCTGGCTGCTGCGGGGGAGCAGGCCGAGGCCGATGCCGTGCTGGTGGACCTCGCCGACTACAACCGCTACGACTGCGTCTCCACCCGTCGACTGCGCAACTGGCTGATCGACATCGCCCGTCAGCGGGGCGTGACGCCGGCCCCGCCCGACGAGATCGACGAGGTCATCTACGAGCCGTCGCCTCGTTCGGTGGCTCTGCTCGCCGACGCGGAGCGCGCCGCCGAGACAGGTGGGGACGGGCAGGTGCACCGGTTGGCCGCGGCCGCCATCGACTACTTCCCCCGCGAGGCGAAGAGCTTCTGGGTGTCGCACTTCCAGCGGCTGCGCGAGCCCGTGACCATGTGGGACGGCACGCGCGATGTCGTGCGCATCGACCGCACGTCGTCGACCGTCGGCCGGGAGTGGAGCATCGGTGAGGGGCGTCGGGTGATGTCGCGCGACATCGAGATCCGGGGCGAGGTATCGCCGGGCACCACGCTCGGTGTCGGCTCGCAGCCGTTCGCGCTCTATGAGGTGCCCGCTCCGTTCGACACCGAGGTCCCGTCGCGGGCGGTGCACGTCCCGCATACGGTCACGGTGACCGAGGTGCTCGACGACGGCTACCTCGTGACCGAATCGGCGGTGCAGGGGCAGACCTGGGATGAGCTTCCCGTGGCGCTCACACCGGCCGCACCTCCCCGCGTCGTGTCTCTGCAGGGTGCCATCGACGAGTGGGCGGATGCCGTGCATGCGGCCGCTCCTGACTTCCCGGCAGACCCCGCCACCGACATCCTTCGGCGTATCCCCCCGCGCACCACGTCGGGAGCATCGATTCCGGCGGCGGGCGACGACGTCATCGAGGCGATCGTGCGCGGCGTCCTCGACCTCGATCGCAGCTACCTGGCCGTGCAGGGCCCGCCGGGGACGGGCAAGACCTACACCGGCTCGCAGGCGATCGCCCGTCTCGTGAACGAACACGGCTTCAAGGTGGGCGTGGTCGCGCAGTCGCACGCCATCATCGAGACGCTGCTCGGCCGAGTCGTCGCCGACGGGGTCTCGCCCTCGCAGGTCGGGAAAGCGCCGAAGGACAGCGAGGCGGATATCCCCTACACGGCGATCCCGAAGAGCGGCATGGCTTCGTTCCTCGCCGAGCACGCCGACGAGGGCGTCGTGGTCGGCGGCACGGCGTGGGACTTCAGCAACGTCCAGCGCGTCGACCGGGGCGGCCTCGACCTGCTCGTGATCGACGAGGCAGGGCAGTTCTCGCTCGCCTCGACGATCGCCGTCGCGGCGGGCGCGAAGCGGCTGCTTCTGCTCGGCGACCCCCAGCAGCTGCCGCAGGTCAGCCAGGGCGCCCATCCCGAACCGGTCGACACGTCGGCGCTCGGGTGGGTCATGGACGGCGACCCGGTCGTCCGCCCCGAATACGGGTACTTTCTCGCGAGGTCCTGGCGTATGCACCCGCTCGTCGCAGCCCCGGTGTCGAAGCTGGCCTACGCGGGGCAACTCGCCTCAGCCCCCGGCACCGAACGGCGATCGATCGAGGGCATCGAACCCGGGCTGCACGTGCTGCCCCTCCGGCACCGTGGCAATGCGACCCAGTCGCCCGAAGAAGCGGCCGAGGTGGTGCGTCTGGTCCGCGATCTCGTCGGGCGGACCTTCACCGACAACGACCCCGATGCGTCGACCCGGCCGCTCGTGCAGTCCGACATCATCGTCGTCACGCCGTACAACGCGCAGCGCCAACTGGTCCTCGATGCCCTGGCCGATGGCGGCTTCCCTGACGTCCCGGTCGGCACCGTCGACAATTTCCAGGGCAAGGAGGCCGTCGTCTCGATCACCTCGCTCGCCGCATCCAGCGGGCGCGACGCCCCGCGTGGACCGGAGTTCCTGCTGCTGCAGAACCGCCTCAACGTGGCCATCTCCCGTGCCCAGGCCGTCGCCTACCTGATCCATTCGCCGGCGCTGCTCGACGATCTTCCGTACACACCCGAGGGCGTCGCCCGGCTCAGCGCGTTCGCCCGGCTCGTGGGGGCCGCGCAGTGA